A single window of Haliotis asinina isolate JCU_RB_2024 chromosome 5, JCU_Hal_asi_v2, whole genome shotgun sequence DNA harbors:
- the LOC137284470 gene encoding leucine-rich repeat-containing protein 20-like: MAGRGVTKVVNRCEQAKENRRLDLSECQLTQIPDAVYLLMRNTELETCDISLNLIRRVPAKFGTKFPHLMELHINGNKLTSLPDELRDMHNLKVLDISCNSFESFPSVIFTFNKLRNLNAEDNSITDVDTSRLQSMTSLVEVNLQDNPLTLTSYRSLMEIRLYTVLLTPQDKELDSVD; encoded by the exons ATGGCTGGGAGAGGCGTTACAAAAGTTGTCAACAGGTGCGAACAGGCGAAAGAAAATCGACGTCTGG ACCTGTCAGAATGCCAGCTCACTCAGATCCCTGATGCTGTTTACCTGCTGATGAGGAACACTGAACTGGAAACATGTGACATCTCCTTGAATCTTATAAGAAGAGTTCCTGCCAAATTTGGCACCAAGTTCCCCCATCTCAtgg AGCTTCACATCAATGGCAACAAGCTGACATCTCTGCCTGATGAGCTCCGTGACATGCACAACCTGAAGGTGCTGGACATATCCTGCAACAGCTTTGAGTCGTTTCCCTCTGTCATCTTCACCTTCAACAAACTGAGGAATCTTAATGCAGAAGACAACAGCATTACAG ATGTTGATACGAGTCGGCTGCAGTCAATGACATCACTGGTGGAAGTAAACCTACAGGATAATCCCCTGACCTTGACCTCGTATCGCAGCCTGATGGAGATCCGGCTTTATACTGTCCTACTCACACCTCAAGATAAAGAGTTAGACTCGGTGGACTGA
- the LOC137283486 gene encoding leucine-rich repeat-containing protein 45-like, whose translation MEDFRQVYVRLCKDNHVEAQDCIVEKLKSLTHAGSKGRTTLDLSTNSLTAKSCAVLGKVIAPDRTFTEYKFADCMLSEDALKGLCQGFIHNSYCKKLDLKGNNIRGAGTETLGKLLRQNHSIVSLCLEWNAMGMLDMAFAAFCDGVGSNSSLQALDLRNNQINHEGASELAANLKRNTSLRALDLRWNNIGLLGGRALIEMLKSNKTLSRLELAGNNIPSDILKSIETAVDNNADRQLLTENHRKQTHSLSKHISQLEHDKHIQIGDLMDTLDKQEHLLRKSKRTATQRVNSLQDALEERKGAFNSLAAKLSMTESELALAEQKVTDCNLVINRLKNDLSESAASHVSEMRQEREDRANEEMKLLKELSESSDRNIQLQTKVDDLDRKCRNQQEQVFELKEQITHLQAELKLKGTQFDDRLQQERQRQKDAVRDMEQYKQKEIVRMKQEGDEVEKALRERIQKLEEHRMCLEEEISRLKTANMSDRMTAEEQLTHTKQRIKAEEEQRQKQLEEKIRVLQTSKDELKSHCNQQASLVSELQCKNSNLTLELETHKRRLEEMGQELAEKNNITLAEVSKVKMDLNSSVNKLEEERHLHNTLRDKLSQTDRQLSELMLKKREQLDQKEREIVSLEERLRARDMEIARIKEEEVQRAHMLQSAIMNYVSKTPYSSPTK comes from the exons ATGGAAGACTTCAGACAGGTGTATGTTCGTTTGTGCAAGGACAACCATGTGGAAGCCCAAGACTGTATTGTGGAAAAACTTAAAAG TTTGACTCATGCTGGCAGTAAGGGGCGGACAACTCTCGACCTATCTACAAACAGCCTCACTGCTAAGTCCTGTGCTGTCCTGGGAAAGGTCATTGCACCTGATCGAACATTTACAGAGTATAAGTTTGCGGACTGTATGCTCAGTGAGGATG CTCTCAAGGGTCTGTGCCAAGGATTCATCCACAATTCCTACTGTAAAAAGCTGGACCTGAAG GGAAACAACATTCGAGGTGCGGGAACAGAAACTCTGGGGAAGCTACTGCGACAGAATCATTCCATTGTCAG CTTGTGCCTGGAATGGAATGCTATGGGTATGTTGGACATGGCATTTGCTGCGTTCTGTGATGGCGTCGGCTCCAACTCCTCCCTCCAGGCACTGGATCTCAGGAACAACCAGATCAACCACGAAGGGGCGTCCGAGCTGGCTGCTAACCTCAAGCGCAATACATCTCTCCGGGCTTTAG ATCTCCGGTGGAACAATATTGGTTTGTTGGGTGGACGAGCCCTCATTGAGATGCTGAAATCCAACAAAACATTATCTCGCCTTGAGTTGGCAGGCAACAATATTCCCTCAGATATCCTCAAATCTATAG aaaCTGCTGTTGACAACAATGCTGACCGTCAGCTCCTGACGGAGAATCATCGCAAACAGACCCACAGTCTGTCGAAACACATCAGTCAGCTTGAACATGACAAGCATATCCAAATAGGGGATCTGATGGACACACTGGACAAACAGGAGCACCTCCTCCGCAAGTCCAAGCG aactgctACCCAGAGAGTAAATTCTCTTCAAGATGCTCTAGAGGAAAGAAAAGGGGCTTTCAACTCATTAGCAGCAAA ATTGTCTATGACAGAGTCTGAGCTAGCCCTGGCTGAGCAGAAGGTCACTGACTGCAACCTCGTCATCAACAGACTGAAGAATGACCTATCGGAGAGTGCAGCTTCCCATGTGTCAGAGATGCGGCAAGAGAGGGAG GACCGAGCCAATGAGGAGATGAAACTTCTGAAGGAACTGTCTGAGAGCAGCGACAGGAACATCCAACTGCAGACTAAG GTGGATGACCTTGACCGGAAGTGTCGGAATCAGCAGGAGCAGGTGTTCGAACTGAAGGAGCAGATAACCCATCTCCAGGCAGAGCTCAAACTGAAGGGCACACAGTTTGATG ACCGACTGCAGCAGGAACGGCAGAGACAGAAGGATGCTGTGAGGGACATGGAGCAGTACAAGCAGAAGGAG ATCGTACGGATGAAGCAGGAAGGGGATGAAGTGGAGAAAGCCTTGAGGGAGAGGATCCAGAAGTTGGAAGAGCACAGAATGTGCCTGGAGGAAGAAATAAGTCGTCTGAAGACAGCAAACATGTCCGACCGCATGACGGCCGAGGAGCAACTCACACATACCAAACAGAGGATCAAGGCAGAGGAG GAGCAGCGTCAGAAGCAGCTAGAGGAGAAGATCCGTGTGCTGCAGACATCCAAAGATGAGCTGAAGAGTCACTGCAACCAGCAGGCCTCGTTAGTGTCGGAGCTGCAGTGTAAGAACTCGAACCTGACTTTGGAGCTGGAGACCCACAAGAGGAGGCTGGAGGAGATGGGACAG GAGCTAGCTGAGAAGAACAACATCACCCTTGCTGAAGTGAGCAAGGTGAAGATGGACCTCAACAGTTCTGTGAACAAGCTGGAAGAGGAGCGACATCTTCATAACACACTGCGGGACAAGctcagtcagacagacagacagctgTCAG AACTGATGCTGAAGAAACGAGAGCAGCTGGATCAGAAGGAGCGGGAGATCGTCAGTCTGGAGGAGCGGCTGCGAGCCCGAGATATGGAGATCGCTCGTATCAAGGAAGAGGAAGTTCAGAGGGCACACATGCTGCAGTCAGCCATCATGAACTATGTGTCCAAGACACCTTACTCCTCCCCAACAAAATGA